One Verrucomicrobiota bacterium DNA segment encodes these proteins:
- a CDS encoding prepilin-type N-terminal cleavage/methylation domain-containing protein translates to MKLFLTNRGKQAHGGLTLVELLTVMAVIGVLGAVSFQMMNPQSAGAVVRESTGTVLSLLEQARAKAILQRQGVAVVFGNPGTIGAGANPENRMQIQILELGEEFPSSGPLPYTKVVEMEQLPAGVIISEGSAEDGTQAPNFLTFPKRTFAEVDPETGIAGEATSAFSAITFSRLGTVSFPSGAGDIEISVGSGRYVGTEVFEDESNQEYLLLGRSTGRAYWVRP, encoded by the coding sequence ATGAAGCTCTTCCTGACAAATCGGGGCAAGCAGGCCCATGGCGGGTTGACGCTGGTGGAGCTCTTGACTGTGATGGCGGTGATAGGCGTGCTGGGTGCCGTTTCCTTCCAAATGATGAATCCCCAGTCCGCTGGTGCGGTCGTCAGGGAGTCGACCGGGACAGTGCTCTCGCTTTTGGAACAGGCGAGAGCCAAAGCAATTCTTCAAAGACAGGGAGTGGCCGTTGTCTTTGGAAATCCAGGCACCATCGGCGCCGGGGCCAATCCCGAAAATAGGATGCAAATCCAAATTCTGGAACTTGGGGAGGAATTTCCCAGCTCGGGGCCTCTCCCCTACACCAAAGTTGTGGAAATGGAGCAACTGCCCGCTGGAGTTATCATTTCGGAAGGATCGGCCGAGGACGGCACGCAAGCGCCTAATTTTTTGACTTTCCCAAAACGCACCTTTGCCGAGGTGGATCCCGAAACAGGCATCGCCGGGGAGGCAACCTCGGCTTTTTCTGCCATCACGTTTTCTCGATTGGGAACTGTCTCGTTTCCCAGCGGTGCAGGAGATATCGAAATTTCGGTTGGTTCGGGTCGCTATGTGGGAACCGAGGTCTTTGAGGACGAGAGCAATCAGGAATACCTACTCTTGGGAAGGAGTACTGGACGGGCCTATTGGGTGAGGCCGTGA